DNA from Benincasa hispida cultivar B227 unplaced genomic scaffold, ASM972705v1 Contig245, whole genome shotgun sequence:
AAGAAATTATAACTGGAAGTGATATTAATATacttaatttaagaaaaagaaaacaaaaattaaatacgaacttaattaaaaaataataagatactagaaagaaaaaaaaaactgaaaactAATCAAGAGAAATAGAATGGTACGGAATGATTCTTCTATTGGAATTTGTGCCTCTTTGAcatttcttatttaaataactattttcttttagaatttcACTTCTCAAATAATCATTACTTAAAACATTAAAACAAAGTACGCTTTTGTAGTTGACCTTTGAACTTTACACATGCATTGCATGCATGATTAGACACCAAAACAAACTCTTAATCAAGTTTCACAAACACCAACATTTTGTCCAATAATTATGTTTACTAGTTTATGAACAAATAATTTGAgtcaatattataatttttttctaaaaacaagTTGAAATTTCCGAAAGAAAGATCACAGATCAATCAAAATTATTTGAACTATGATCATCTAACCAATATTAAACAATGAAATAAATCTACAAACatcaaaaaaatgttttatcTTCATCATAaccaataacaaaaaaaaacccattaaaTTTCCGTCAGCATaccaacatttttaaaaatttgatatcAAAATAAGAGATGAGTCAGTATTTTCATTATCTTGTatgaaaaattcataaaatataaaaaataaacaatatcactaatataaatatattataaaaatatatatatatatactaaactTGTTTAAATATCGTAAAATATCTATatactaatttaaatattttttattcttttcttttttaaaaaaaatttgagattcGACATATTGAGATATTGACATTTCAAACCTTAATTCAATTTCATGCCAAATTCAGGTCCATGCTTGACCAATTTTTTTACTCAATAAGTTGGTCAAGTAGGTATGTGCATTTTGCATAGTCTATTAAGTGCACGTGTACGACTATATGTGTGACATGTCAGATATATAAAATCAGGGAGAAGATGAGGGAGTGAGATGTTCCAATGATGATTCACTCCCTCCAAAAACAGGACGCATGAAGCAATCATCAAACTTGTACCAATAATAATGGAAACATTTAGTTGGAGATCTCATAAACGACATGAAACTTTCTGGATGAAATTGGTTTAGTTCGGTGGTGCTTGATTCAATATCATTCTCATCAACCAGTGGATCATTTAATTCTCGAAGTAAAGGATAATATAAATGTGCTGAGTGATTATTTCGAGGAATCATTCGTCTTACTAAGGACTTTGTCAATAATCCAAACACCTAAACAAAACAGTAAAACATATCAGAAAGATAATTTATCATTATTCACATTCAAATTCAACACTACGTCATATAATCGTTTGATATCAGTGTTCATTTGGATTttggatttttagtttttgcaaaTCTCTTATTGTCTTCTCCCCATTTCTTTACAAtaacaaagttttaaaaatgtactttctttttagtttagaaaacttgtttttggattttgaaaacatgGTTAGAAAGTAGAtcaatagaaataaataaataaattcatagGAGAAAACagtgtttaattaattctttataaaaattaaatggaaaaggGATAGCGTTGTTTCTCTTACCACGTTTGTGAAGAGAACAATTGAAATGGTACTAGTTATCATTATCGAATCCCCTTGGTCCTTTTCGTCTGACCTTGCAAACTGCATATagaacaatatatacaaattAGCTTAATCGCATGCATTCCAAAAGCAAACAAAATTCTTTCAAATAAGGGGTCAAACAAAGAGTAAAATAAGGCAACGACGAGGCAAaagatttataaaaattatggcATGGcaggagtatatattatatatgcgATTTCTTGAGAACTTCCCGTTGAAAAGATGCATGGTTTTTCCTCTCATCATTGTCCATTGACTTAAAAATGGAACTTCATATTTATCTAATATGATAACAAAGCCTATAAAATCAAAACATGTATTCTATTGAAAATTGAGATTCAACACAAGAATAGGAAACTTAAACAACATATTTAGTTTTGAAATCAACAGCATCAATTCTCACATACTCCTAAATTTGGAGTTTGAAAATTCCCAAAAGAGATTTCCTGTGCAAAGCGAATAAGGAAAGGGAACAAGTATCACATATATCTTAAATCCAAtgttttataagaaaaaaaatcaagattttcAAGTTTCCTCCTAATCATAACTAGAGTTCTTAGAATAGGAATACTGCATTTATAAGAAATTGAATGTGGAATTTTTTCCGTCCTTATACAAAAGTTGAATGTGGAGTTCCAACTTCGaatcaataaaaaaagagaCAACAAAAAGTAGTCATAATActttacatacatacatacatacatgtgCGTGTGTctgcatattatatataaaagcaAAAGATATGACGGGAAAAAACTGCAACGAGTCAAAAATTATTGTTGCTATTGTACCTGATGATAAGCAAGTGCCACTGATACAGCACCTCTCATGAGTCCAGCCCACCAAATTGTAAACTGCAGAATTTTACCAATTAGTCTCACTCCAACCAAGcatgtttgattttaaaatttaatttaatatttttacatgCAATCTTCAAATCatcaaaaatagttttgaataattaaaaaaatgtttcaaagtaatttgaaaaatgacagtgattttaaccatttcagAATCACTCTAAAAAATACCCTTCCCTAAATACTTGCAGTAACATGAAAGTTAAGTTACCTGTTGTTTAAACCCAATATGGTCTTTTTTATGCTTTCTGGTCAAGTTGGAAATGAAAGAGAGTGGGAATACAAAAGCTGCTCTTCCAACAAGAACAAGACCTAGCAGTATAAGGCTTGCTCCAACTGATTTCCCTGGGCTGTCAAAGGTGATGGAAATGTAAAGAACAAGATGCACCAAAACACACACAcgcacaaaaaaagaaaaaaagaaagacacTTTGAAGTGTTCATTTTCTGACATATTTCTCCcgatatagttttaaaattctaACCCTACTAATAATTATGTATGTCtacaatcaaaattttattattgaaatcttaattaaaattttaaaatggagaAAGCAGTTTTGAAAGCATATaatttttaaccttaaaaaataaaacataaaacctTCTCAAATGAAGCCTTTGGAATATAAAAACATATGTTAAAATATATCATATGTGATATGCACACATAAAGTTTCAAGTTACGGAAAAAAAACACatgtaaatatttataaaaaagcAAGAGGCATATGATTGACTACTTTAACTCTAAAATATATGTAAGCAGTTTGAAAAAGGTTATGGAAATATAAGTAATAACACACAGCTAATAAGAATACGTGGACTCAACTTTTAGACTTTTACCTTTCTCTAACAACATTCCACTTCTCAATATCCAATGCATCCATACCAACATAAAGGAAGATGAAAATCTCTGCAACGAAAGATAATGTTGCAAAAGCATGGCTGCAAATAGCAATCAATTGATCACATCAGTTGCATGAATTCTTCAAGATAAGCTCTCAATTACATGAATTAATAATTGAAAATGTGGTTTCAAGCAAAAGAATTTACGTACCGTGGTATTAGTCTGGAACTGCCAATCCCATTATCGGAACTGTCATTCACATTATTCCAAGATGTGTAGTGAGACATGACAATCCCACAAAAGAACACACTAAGAATACCACTAAGAAGCAACAACTGCAATAATAAACAATGAATATGTCATCCCTAAAGAATTGTAATAAAAATTCAAACTGCAAGTAAAGATGTTCATCATTTTTGACTCGACAGCACATAAGAAGACTTACTTCAGCCATCATATACGAAAGGTAGGCCATCAAAATCATTGGAACAACTTCATAATCTGTAGGGTGCCTGAAATGTGTTATATAACATCTCTATTAATAAACCAAACACAACTTGCAAGTAAATGTAATTAACTGCACGGATGTATACCATGACTGAATGTAACCCTCCATACAATCTCCTCAATGAGCCCTTGAGATTGTTACAGAACAAGGAAAAGATAATATACATCCctatatttattcatttaaacGATTGAAAAAAAGTACATTATTCATACCTGCCTAAGGATAGCTTCTTTATGATAAATGCACATAGCAGCCCAAcctccaaaaaagaaaattataaagtataaagaGAACAAATCAATGTAaccaaagagaaaaaaaacgcATAAAAAGAACAATTAAAGAAACATATTATTAGACCATGAATTTAAAGTTTCCATTTTAACTTACATTTATGTGATTTAACTAATTATAAGAGTTcaattgtgaaaaaaaaaaaaaaaaaaaaaaaaaaaaattataagagtTCAATTGTTTTATGAACTTTCACTGCAGGAGCAGAGCAAAACATATCTAAGAGAGCAAGAAAATTATATATTgtaacttttttatatttaatatttcgagttaaaaaaatttaggcAAGCTAACTAGAGAAAAACTATGatatctttaatattttaagtaTGTTTTTTGAATTTACAACAAACTATGGAGGAATTGCCCTCATCCTTCCTTCTTGGCTCCACCCCAATCTAAAGGAACAAAACCATTACCACTAGGAGTACTAGGTAGCTTAATTTTGTCAAAAGTTTATTTGAAGGGATGCTATATTGATGTGGAATTTCTAATCAACTAATCGTTTAATACCCAAGTTAAGAAGAATATGGGACATCTAGAAAATAGTTAACGAAATGATTTTAGACGAGAGAGACTCACTGCAATTCCCAGTAATGTGCTTCCCGAGAACAACCCAAAGAAACTTCCGGCTAACTGAATGGCACTTGTTGAAGTGATGTGTGAGAGGTCAAATTTCTTGATTGCATTGAAGAGTACCACTGAGGTAGCATCATTGACCACACCTTCGCCAAAGACCAGACTATAAAGTAAAGGTGTCTCATCCTGTTTAAGAACCTGTAACATCAGAACCAAAAGAAGTTAGTGCATCTATTATATGCACAGCTATTCCATTGAAAACATTTAAATGTACGTACTTGCAAGGTGCAAACACTATCTGTTGCTGTTAAGATTGCCCCAAGTGCTGCaagtaaaaaataatgaattagtaataataaataataagacTAAGGAATGTGAAATTATGTATGGAAGAACAGAGAAAGAAGGTCGATCAAAAAAAGATATTAAAGTTGCTTCTCGAATTTAATATCTCCAGTTTCCATAAATATTATATCATGACATTATACCTACTGCCACATGCTGTATTTGATAAATGCCTACCAAATATATTTGATCAATAggattataaaatttatactaaGATCTTTGGGCATGGGTGTGAATTGAAGACAGAAGGACCTATCCCCTGTTTCAATTCTCACCATTTAAATAAAAGTGGTGGAGAGAGGGGTCAAATTACTCAACAACTTGCAAGAATAAATGCTATAAGCACAAACATGTGTACTGAAACAAGTGGAAACTTATTCTATCTCTAGATATTATCAGAGGCACGAAAACAAGCATTGGCCAAATTAAAAATGTATAGGGTTGAAATGTACCAAAATAATCTTGTGTGTCCACTAAGCCAACATCCAATTTCTTGAGTAAGTTGAGGGAACCTGTGTCATAAGTTTTCAAGTTACATTCTTGATAATTCAAAAGCTATTAACTTAAGTAGTCATGGTGATATGATGAAGTTTGCATATAAGTCATGGTGATTTTTCCCCCATTTGGATATGGGATATATGTATGAAATTGTATTGTTCAAGGATGCAGAATGTACCTAGTGATATGATGAAGAATGATATCACACTTCCAAAAGCACCAAACAATATGATTACCAGAAAGTTGCGGAAAAACTGTTTCTTCTTCACCTGAAACCTATAGTAGGTGTAAAAGTTAATTTAACGTACAGCCAATTGCCTCATATGATCATGGTACTAaattaagaaaaggaaaacaaagaaTACAAGATTATCACGCCTGATTCCAAAAAATTTACCAAACAAAAGTTCAATAGAATGAAAGTTCTGTAAGATTATGACAACTTACCCAGCATTAAATATTATGGGTGGAAGAAGGTAAATGAAGAAAAGCTGTTCGTTGAATTCTAAGATGTGAGAACTTTTTCCTCTAGTCGTTAGGAGAACGATAATTCCAGTGAAAATTCCCTACAGAAACACAGGACCAACGTCAGATAAGGCTAAATGAACGTTCTAGTCCCCATTGTTCAGATGTttttaatttagtccctatttTCAAAgaagtttcaatttaatcccttATCTTTTAAAATGTGACTTATAATAAGCTTACGTAGCATGATCCTTGGTGAGTTGACAGAAATTTAGAGTAAAAGTTGAACTATCTTAAAGAGTAAAGTTTCTAGAAGTTGGCAAAAACTTTG
Protein-coding regions in this window:
- the LOC120069119 gene encoding sodium/hydrogen exchanger 3-like; translation: MDSFAFLWQLGVKADPEAAHFTFFAVLLFVCYLTVRLFEKKRWLNDSITSLAIGIFTGIIVLLTTRGKSSHILEFNEQLFFIYLLPPIIFNAGFQVKKKQFFRNFLVIILFGAFGSVISFFIISLGSLNLLKKLDVGLVDTQDYFALGAILTATDSVCTLQVLKQDETPLLYSLVFGEGVVNDATSVVLFNAIKKFDLSHITSTSAIQLAGSFFGLFSGSTLLGIAVGLLCAFIIKKLSLGRHPTDYEVVPMILMAYLSYMMAELLLLSGILSVFFCGIVMSHYTSWNNVNDSSDNGIGSSRLIPRHAFATLSFVAEIFIFLYVGMDALDIEKWNVVRESPGKSVGASLILLGLVLVGRAAFVFPLSFISNLTRKHKKDHIGFKQQFTIWWAGLMRGAVSVALAYHQFARSDEKDQGDSIMITSTISIVLFTNVVFGLLTKSLVRRMIPRNNHSAHLYYPLLRELNDPLVDENDIESSTTELNQFHPESFMSFMRSPTKCFHYYWYKFDDCFMRPVFGGSESSLEHLTPSSSP